A stretch of the Lactuca sativa cultivar Salinas chromosome 9, Lsat_Salinas_v11, whole genome shotgun sequence genome encodes the following:
- the LOC111920693 gene encoding serine/threonine protein phosphatase 2A 57 kDa regulatory subunit B' beta isoform, with amino-acid sequence MFKIIKGKKKGSKQEAIEPPPGPNPSSDVTVNHASRSAMVIDQQPIVRPPLTTLSTSPPQPGVVEILPMLKDVPVADRHVLFLKKLQICSYIFDFTDTLKNTMEKEIKKQNLLELVELVQSGSSKMNEIMQGEMIKMISLNIFRCLPPQAHENTGTENLDPEEDDMFLDPSWPHLQVVYELLLRYVVSSDTDTKVAKRYLNHSFVLNLLDLFDTEDPREREYLKTILHRVYGKFMVHRPFIRKAINNIFYRFIFETERHPGISELLEILGSIINGFAVPMKEEHKLFLSRALIPLHKPKSVNLYHQQLSYCVTQFVEKDYKLADIVIKGLLKYWPVTNCGKEILFLGELEEVLDATQPVEFQRVMLPLFRRIGRCINSTHFQVAERALFLWNNERVVTLIAQNRHMILPIIFESLEKNIQGHWNQSINELTTNVRRMFIEMDPDLFEECQTRYMDKEAMVNEKVKQRELTWKKLESIAS; translated from the exons ATGTTTAAGATTATTAAGGGGAAGAAGAAAGGTTCGAAACAAGAAGCCATTGAACCACCTCCAGGACCTAACCCTTCATCTGATGTAACTGTAAACCACGCTTCTCGTTCAGCTATGGTCATCGACCAACAGCCTATCGTCAGGCCACCGCTAACCACCCTTTCCACATCTCCACCACAACCTGGCGTCGTTGAAATCTTACCTATGTTGAAAGATGTCCCTGTAGCAGATCGACATGTTCTGTTTCTCAAAAAGCTTCAGATCTGTTCATACATTTTCGATTTCACAGACACATTGAAGAACACTATGGAGAAGGAGATCAAAAAGCAGAACCTTTTAGAGCTCGTGGAGTTAGTCCAATCAGGTTCAAGCAAGATGAATGAAATCATGCAAGGTGAGATGATCAAGATGATATCTTTAAACATCTTCAGGTGTTTACCCCCTCAAGCACACGAAAACACAGGAACTGAAAACCTCGACCCTGAAGAAGATGACATGTTCTTAGATCCCTCATGGCCACATCTACAAGTTGTCTATGAATTGCTTCTGAGATACGTTGTGTCATCTGATACAGACACTAAAGTAGCAAAAAGATATCTGAATCATTCATTCGTATTAAACTTACTTGATTTGTTTGATACAGAAGATCCAAGAGAACGTGAGTATTTGAAAACTATACTTCATAGGGTATATGGGAAATTCATGGTGCATCGACCTTTTATAAGGAAAGCAATAAATAATATCTTTTATAGGTTTATATTTGAAACAGAAAGGCATCCAGGAATTAGTGAATTGTTGGAGATTCTTGGAAGTATAATAAATGGTTTTGCTGTTCCTATGAAGGAAGAACATAAGTTGTTTCTTTCAAGGGCTCTTATTCCACTTCATAAGCCGAAATCTGTTAATTTATATCATCAACAGTTATCATACTGTGTAACACAGTTTGTTGAAAAGGATTATAAGTTGGCTGATATTGTTATTAAAGGGTTATTGAAGTATTGGCCTGTTACTAATTGTGGAAAAGAAATTTTGTTTCTTGGAGAATTGGAAGAAGTTTTGGATGCTACTCAACCTGTTGAATTTCAACGTGTTATGCTTCCTTTGTTTAGAAGAATTGGAAGATGCATTAATAGCACTCATTTTCAG GTAGCGGAACGCGCCCTTTTTTTATGGAACAACGAACGCGTAGTGACATTAATCGCACAAAATCGACACATGATTTTGCCCATAATATTTGAATCATTAGAGAAGAACATACAAGGTCATTGGAATCAGTCAATCAATGAGTTGACCACAAATGTCAGAAGAATGTTCATTGAAATGGACCCCGACCTCTTTGAAGAATGTCAAACTCGCTACATGGATAAAGAAGCCATGGTCAACGAAAAAGTCAAACAACGTGAGTTGACTTGGAAGAAACTCGAGTCAATCGCCTCATAA